In Helianthus annuus cultivar XRQ/B chromosome 9, HanXRQr2.0-SUNRISE, whole genome shotgun sequence, the following are encoded in one genomic region:
- the LOC118481850 gene encoding protein RRP6-like 1 produces the protein MLRYAREDTHYLLYIYDLMKRKLLSSTDPNCPEASLVEVYQRSYDLCMQLYQKEILTENSYLNIYGLYDADLNGQQLAIVAGSHCFLFSLQRYNKYMNNY, from the exons ATGCTGAG ATATGCTAGAGAAGACACACATTATCTTCTGTACATATACGATCTTATGAAAAGAAAGCTGCTTTCATCAACAGATCCAAACTGCCCTGAAGCATCTCTTGTTGAG GTATATCAACGCAGTTATGATCTATGTATGCAGCTCTATCAGAAAGAGATTCTGACTGAGAACTCATATCTAAACATATACGG GTTGTATGATGCTGATCTCAACGGCCAGCAACTTGCGATTGTTGCAGGAAGTCACTGCTTTTTATTTTCTCTGCAAagatataataaatatatgaacaACTACTAG